One window from the genome of Candidatus Woesearchaeota archaeon encodes:
- a CDS encoding magnesium transporter: protein MNFNFNLKIFRRHKARHHLKKLQKVLRHKHHPLIHKIHHVHRISKKTLFYVKEYGMHTNVPKTILKESLKIIILASIISSVGGLALEQIKALFLTMLPLVILLPALNDMVGDYGSIIASRFSTMLHKGEVQKQWWKEQQVKVLFWQIFIIAIITAVLSASIALLLSKFTRAPLLVTSLFAFKIMLITIFDVIILVTILFFVTIFAGIYIFKKKEDPNNFLIPITTSIADFGNMIVLAVLVLLFF, encoded by the coding sequence ATGAACTTTAATTTTAATCTCAAGATCTTCAGGCGCCATAAGGCACGGCATCACTTAAAAAAATTACAGAAAGTACTGCGACACAAACACCATCCGTTAATCCATAAGATTCATCATGTGCATCGGATTTCCAAGAAAACATTATTTTACGTCAAAGAATATGGCATGCACACGAACGTTCCCAAGACAATTCTTAAAGAAAGTCTTAAAATAATTATCCTCGCGTCCATCATTAGCTCTGTTGGTGGGCTCGCGCTTGAACAAATTAAGGCGTTGTTCCTCACGATGCTTCCGCTTGTTATTCTCTTGCCAGCACTCAACGATATGGTTGGGGATTATGGTTCCATTATCGCTTCACGATTCTCTACTATGTTGCATAAAGGAGAAGTACAAAAACAATGGTGGAAAGAACAGCAAGTCAAAGTCTTATTCTGGCAGATCTTTATTATCGCTATCATTACCGCGGTTCTTTCTGCATCAATTGCTCTACTTCTTTCTAAATTCACGCGCGCACCGCTCCTTGTTACTTCATTATTCGCGTTTAAGATAATGCTTATCACTATTTTTGATGTCATTATTCTTGTCACTATACTCTTCTTTGTTACTATCTTTGCAGGGATTTATATTTTCAAAAAGAAAGAAGATCCAAACAACTTCTTGATTCCTATTACGACATCTATCGCGGATTTTGGAAACATGATTGTGCTTGCTGTGCTTGTGTTGTTGTTTTTTTAA
- a CDS encoding magnesium transporter — translation MPKELSKVQYKIFDENFKEIFWSQLVSIIGGLIAGSALALYTDQLLLIPSMLILLPGFLEMRANISAPMASRLSSGLFLGIIKPKGTNQTKKNIIHGNVIASFLLSFILSFLLGIVVFLMNYFVFEYYTPKLILIIVIAGLIANLLEIPIALFATFYLFKKGHDPNNIMGPFLTSLGDITSIAAILFTLVIL, via the coding sequence ATGCCCAAAGAACTCTCCAAGGTTCAATACAAAATCTTTGATGAAAACTTCAAAGAAATCTTCTGGTCACAACTTGTCTCGATTATCGGTGGACTCATCGCAGGTTCTGCGCTGGCACTTTACACGGATCAGCTTCTCTTGATTCCAAGCATGCTCATTTTATTGCCAGGTTTTCTTGAAATGCGCGCCAACATCAGCGCGCCCATGGCATCACGATTAAGTTCCGGATTATTTCTGGGCATTATCAAGCCAAAGGGAACAAACCAAACAAAAAAGAATATTATTCATGGAAATGTCATCGCGTCATTCCTGCTGTCCTTTATTCTTTCTTTCCTCCTTGGTATTGTTGTTTTCCTGATGAATTATTTTGTGTTTGAATACTATACCCCCAAACTCATTTTGATTATTGTCATCGCAGGACTCATCGCAAATTTACTTGAGATTCCCATTGCGCTCTTCGCAACGTTTTACCTTTTCAAGAAAGGGCATGATCCAAACAATATTATGGGACCATTTCTCACATCACTCGGAGATATTACGAGCATCGCCGCGATTCTCTTTACCTTGGTGATCTTATGA
- a CDS encoding sigma-70 family RNA polymerase sigma factor, whose amino-acid sequence MVEPNYSRELLHYIPDPSKREMKAGRIEGLETAVLRAVQKSVQPLMTAISLENVDAYLSQKYGKEIVLNGQGEALKAYEYEGKRFYRRSDLDALEITIPKEIPTPPVQEDKEEKNPPPELRKDEETIIPAEKEIEEGKEQEEEPKAREPIAPKAEPVPPPVYTNAERTERFLPPSRDEIEITPAMLLYHALARYGVLEKGNKEGVARVEEALEYISHLQRGILELYYVKGGVARRIEERFGITHSQYIRERKTAEDIMKAVLAGTYNPLAKRETKEKPPRPSETTHLKKESKYGDDPLQWYKDHCSGMTRTELQKKHKGLYARLHQLNLIEHVPKKERYARRSNDEETEEPDEEEQKPTQKKKPAEAKPQRMSERQKDLLRRFAEHRATHGKPEDEELTPEIEGERLYYATKQWKTVAALEDALNKSHAQANQIDKLRGKKLPDDFARITDGDATIDFLVRDECYAIADVYVREVYTRAVEGVVWPISDEHIQKQEKENPRDPKKKIKVKEEEIRAGFVAAYEAYLKKPSEDALIALFKNTPRLSRGYIATVGWYFASKDEKDEKRKGDWNGSKWRYTPTWKDAWTFFVPDKNIHRKKRTGTPVLLSEPQFGHLLEGSTEKVLRSRYRQLWYHAETARGNTVTKYTGFAVSQAKKFDWTEIPLSDRISLAKEGLLRASQKYDPTSDSNFATYASHWIKAMITREHRGSSNIRITANMWEKIFKIQREIKDIKKDDLDIDEEELYALVQERTGIARETIKTALQAVADYNSVVSLDDKAYSEAGSKGRNEKRLSDMIADKSAIGVDEEAVQKDQGENLKRARNGLTERENYVLDRRFDGGDWEGQTLSEVGKEMGLSRERVRQIQLDALDKLRGELNKPAPRISEEDKASSNDTGKQRKAVALREHREEDMIVGTAIPNTYTGQAYSPEDPETQEITRRFTPSSRDIVERYYMRGESLVKIRADTKQPLEHIVRLLENAGKLLPK is encoded by the coding sequence ATGGTAGAACCAAATTATAGCCGAGAACTTCTTCATTACATTCCAGATCCTTCTAAAAGAGAAATGAAAGCAGGAAGAATAGAAGGACTTGAAACAGCAGTTCTTAGAGCAGTGCAAAAATCAGTACAACCATTAATGACAGCGATATCTCTTGAAAATGTTGATGCATATCTTTCGCAGAAATATGGAAAAGAGATTGTACTGAATGGACAAGGAGAAGCGTTGAAAGCGTATGAATATGAAGGAAAAAGATTTTACAGAAGAAGTGATTTAGATGCGTTAGAGATTACTATTCCTAAAGAAATTCCCACGCCTCCTGTGCAAGAGGATAAAGAAGAGAAGAATCCGCCTCCAGAACTCAGGAAAGATGAAGAAACAATAATTCCTGCAGAAAAAGAGATTGAAGAAGGAAAGGAACAAGAAGAAGAACCTAAAGCAAGAGAACCTATCGCTCCAAAAGCTGAACCAGTGCCTCCTCCTGTATACACAAACGCAGAGCGAACAGAAAGATTTCTTCCTCCTTCTCGCGATGAAATCGAAATAACACCCGCGATGCTTTTGTATCACGCGCTTGCGCGATATGGTGTTCTTGAAAAAGGAAATAAAGAAGGTGTTGCAAGAGTAGAAGAAGCATTGGAGTATATCAGTCATCTTCAAAGAGGGATTCTAGAATTATATTATGTCAAAGGTGGCGTTGCGAGAAGAATAGAAGAAAGATTTGGAATAACGCACAGCCAATACATCAGAGAAAGAAAAACCGCTGAAGATATTATGAAGGCAGTTCTTGCGGGAACCTATAATCCTTTAGCAAAAAGAGAAACAAAAGAGAAACCTCCAAGACCAAGCGAAACAACACACCTGAAAAAAGAAAGCAAGTATGGTGATGATCCTCTGCAATGGTATAAAGATCATTGTAGTGGCATGACAAGAACAGAACTTCAAAAAAAGCATAAAGGATTGTATGCGCGTTTACACCAACTGAACCTTATAGAGCACGTTCCGAAAAAAGAGAGATACGCAAGAAGAAGCAATGATGAAGAAACAGAAGAACCTGATGAAGAAGAACAGAAACCCACGCAAAAGAAAAAACCTGCTGAAGCAAAACCTCAACGTATGTCAGAAAGACAAAAAGATCTTCTCAGAAGATTTGCGGAACATCGAGCAACGCATGGAAAACCAGAAGACGAAGAACTAACACCAGAAATAGAAGGAGAAAGATTATACTACGCGACAAAGCAATGGAAAACAGTTGCCGCGTTGGAAGATGCTTTGAATAAATCACATGCACAAGCAAATCAGATAGACAAACTCCGTGGGAAAAAGCTTCCTGATGATTTCGCGAGAATTACCGATGGAGACGCGACTATTGATTTCCTTGTTCGAGATGAATGCTATGCAATTGCAGATGTATATGTACGTGAAGTATACACACGAGCTGTTGAAGGAGTAGTATGGCCAATCTCTGATGAACATATCCAGAAACAAGAAAAAGAAAATCCAAGAGATCCAAAGAAAAAAATAAAAGTGAAAGAAGAAGAAATTCGAGCAGGATTTGTTGCTGCGTATGAAGCATATCTAAAAAAACCATCAGAAGACGCGCTTATCGCGCTTTTCAAGAATACGCCAAGACTTTCGAGGGGATATATTGCGACAGTGGGATGGTATTTTGCGAGTAAGGATGAGAAAGACGAAAAAAGAAAAGGAGATTGGAATGGAAGCAAATGGAGATATACGCCAACATGGAAAGACGCGTGGACTTTTTTTGTTCCTGATAAAAATATACATAGAAAGAAAAGAACTGGAACACCTGTTTTGCTTTCAGAACCACAATTTGGACATCTCTTAGAAGGAAGTACAGAAAAAGTATTGCGAAGCAGATACAGGCAACTGTGGTACCACGCGGAAACAGCGCGAGGGAATACAGTAACAAAATACACAGGATTTGCTGTTTCACAAGCAAAAAAGTTTGATTGGACAGAAATTCCTCTTAGCGACAGAATCAGTCTCGCGAAAGAAGGACTTCTTCGCGCGTCACAAAAATATGATCCAACTTCTGACAGCAATTTTGCGACATATGCGTCACATTGGATAAAAGCAATGATTACGCGAGAACATAGAGGGTCAAGTAATATTCGAATTACCGCAAACATGTGGGAAAAGATTTTCAAAATCCAAAGAGAGATAAAAGATATTAAGAAAGACGACCTAGATATTGATGAAGAAGAATTATACGCGCTTGTTCAAGAAAGAACAGGTATTGCGCGTGAAACCATAAAGACTGCGCTGCAAGCAGTAGCGGATTATAATAGCGTAGTATCACTCGATGACAAAGCATATAGTGAAGCGGGAAGCAAAGGAAGAAATGAAAAGCGACTGAGTGATATGATCGCTGATAAAAGCGCGATTGGCGTAGATGAAGAAGCTGTTCAGAAAGATCAAGGAGAAAACCTCAAAAGAGCTCGCAATGGACTAACAGAACGAGAGAATTATGTTTTAGACAGAAGATTTGATGGAGGAGATTGGGAAGGACAAACACTTTCTGAAGTAGGAAAAGAGATGGGATTGAGTAGAGAACGAGTAAGACAGATTCAACTGGATGCATTAGATAAACTTCGAGGAGAGCTTAACAAACCAGCTCCAAGAATATCTGAAGAAGATAAAGCTTCTTCAAATGATACAGGGAAACAAAGAAAAGCAGTAGCTCTTAGAGAACATAGAGAAGAAGATATGATCGTTGGTACAGCAATCCCAAACACATACACAGGACAAGCATATTCACCAGAAGATCCAGAGACACAAGAAATCACAAGAAGATTTACTCCCTCCAGCAGAGATATTGTTGAACGCTATTACATGAGAGGAGAGTCCTTAGTAAAAATCAGAGCAGATACAAAACAACCTCTTGAACACATCGTTAGACTTCTTGAAAACGCAGGCAAACTTCTTCCAAAGTAA